One Halalkalicoccus sp. NIPERK01 DNA window includes the following coding sequences:
- a CDS encoding aryl-sulfate sulfotransferase, translating to MSERSATGVERVRSAVSRNRLRILFAVLIVLSIAVLVSGATADTLSTATEEDVPTAPEGDGHTVITESGRSGTITAYAPDGSILYYENERTKYFDVDPVEGEPLTVEYAATDTIHTEGPTCGSPPCAKNVIERTNLETGETEVLVERYEPQEIAAEWHDVDRLDENRFVVADIHADEVFILNTETGMKEWTWDAQADFPIEEAGPYPGDWAHINDVEYVEDPGSELDGTIMVSMRNQDQVVFIDPEEGLKEEWTLGAQNDHSILYHQHNPDYIPTDQGGPAIVVADSENGNVEEYQREGDEWTQTWEWSDQWMQWPRDADRLPNGNTLVVDSHGNRVMELSPDGEGGWEAVWEVPSTMPYDAERLETGDESEGGESAQQLGYESRTPSDGGSQSAESESGFDPIGIVVRAFHEVGLVIESYIPHRVHNAILFISPVWMGTAHFAAVAVGALTTIAWIGIELGWQLYDRGIRARLPVYRKR from the coding sequence GTGAGCGAGCGATCAGCCACTGGGGTCGAGCGGGTGCGATCGGCCGTTTCGCGCAACCGACTGCGGATCCTCTTCGCGGTGCTGATCGTCCTCTCGATCGCCGTCCTCGTCAGCGGCGCGACCGCCGACACCCTCTCGACGGCGACCGAGGAGGACGTCCCGACCGCACCCGAGGGCGACGGCCACACCGTCATCACCGAGTCGGGGCGGTCCGGAACGATCACCGCCTACGCCCCCGACGGAAGCATCCTGTACTACGAGAACGAACGCACCAAGTACTTCGACGTCGACCCGGTCGAGGGAGAGCCGCTGACCGTCGAGTACGCGGCGACCGACACCATCCACACCGAGGGGCCGACCTGTGGCTCGCCGCCGTGTGCGAAGAACGTCATCGAGCGCACGAACCTCGAGACCGGCGAGACCGAGGTGCTCGTCGAACGCTACGAGCCCCAGGAGATCGCGGCCGAGTGGCACGACGTCGACCGCCTCGACGAGAACCGGTTCGTCGTGGCGGACATCCACGCCGACGAGGTGTTCATCCTGAACACCGAAACCGGGATGAAAGAGTGGACCTGGGACGCCCAGGCCGACTTCCCGATCGAGGAGGCCGGGCCCTACCCGGGCGACTGGGCGCACATCAACGACGTCGAGTACGTCGAGGATCCGGGCAGCGAACTCGACGGCACGATCATGGTCAGCATGCGCAACCAGGACCAGGTCGTCTTCATCGACCCCGAGGAGGGCCTCAAAGAGGAGTGGACCCTCGGCGCCCAGAACGACCACAGCATCCTCTACCACCAGCACAACCCCGACTACATCCCCACCGACCAGGGTGGCCCGGCGATCGTCGTCGCCGATTCGGAGAACGGCAACGTAGAGGAGTACCAGCGCGAGGGCGACGAGTGGACCCAGACGTGGGAGTGGTCCGATCAGTGGATGCAGTGGCCGCGCGACGCCGACCGCCTGCCCAACGGGAACACGCTCGTCGTCGACAGCCACGGCAACCGCGTCATGGAGCTGAGTCCCGACGGCGAGGGCGGCTGGGAGGCCGTCTGGGAGGTCCCGTCGACGATGCCCTACGACGCCGAGCGCCTCGAAACCGGCGACGAGAGCGAGGGCGGCGAGAGCGCCCAGCAACTGGGCTACGAGTCACGGACGCCGAGCGACGGCGGGAGCCAGAGCGCCGAGAGCGAGAGCGGGTTCGACCCGATCGGCATCGTCGTCAGGGCCTTCCACGAGGTCGGCCTGGTCATCGAGTCGTACATCCCCCACCGAGTTCACAACGCCATCCTCTTCATCAGTCCGGTGTGGATGGGTACGGCACACTTCGCTGCCGTGGCTGTCGGTGCCCTGACCACGATCGCATGGATCGGAATCGAACTCGGCTGGCAGCTCTACGACAGGGGAATCAGGGCACGGCTCCCCGTCTACCGGAAACGGTAG
- a CDS encoding CNNM domain-containing protein encodes MVSLEVAARLVAGAGLIAANAFFVAVEFGLTRARQFDEEEFVGDNPALERAWAMTDNLEIYLTTCQVGITASSIAVGIVAEPALAALFEPLFEGTLLASVGSAAILSFLIINLVHLTHGEQTPTYLGVERSRWVCRYGATPLYWFHWLISPLITLGDWVAKATLKLFGIEMTGAWLETEQDRIESRADLRHRMESLLARGDLDEERYEEVLGALAVGRMTVGDVMVDREDVVFLSTELSLSENLERLSGSLHNRYPLIGEDPEDFRGIVYVSAALDRIDALQSGETSLEGIAAPPMTVPEGTSVSDVIDRFQAESQELALVRSAEGDLVGLVTATDAMEAVVGELEDPLDEVDETTAASAA; translated from the coding sequence ATGGTCTCCTTAGAGGTCGCCGCTCGACTCGTCGCCGGGGCCGGTCTCATCGCTGCGAACGCGTTTTTCGTCGCCGTCGAGTTCGGTCTGACCCGCGCCCGGCAGTTCGACGAGGAGGAGTTCGTCGGTGACAACCCCGCCTTGGAACGCGCCTGGGCGATGACCGATAACCTTGAGATTTACCTGACGACCTGTCAGGTCGGGATCACGGCCTCGAGCATCGCGGTCGGGATCGTCGCCGAGCCCGCGCTGGCCGCGCTCTTCGAACCGCTGTTCGAGGGGACCCTGTTGGCGTCAGTCGGGTCGGCCGCGATCCTCTCGTTTCTGATCATCAACCTCGTCCACCTGACCCACGGCGAACAGACCCCGACGTATCTGGGCGTCGAGCGCTCGCGGTGGGTCTGTCGGTACGGGGCGACCCCCCTGTACTGGTTTCACTGGCTGATCTCCCCGCTGATCACGCTCGGCGACTGGGTCGCGAAGGCGACGCTCAAACTGTTCGGCATCGAGATGACCGGCGCGTGGCTCGAAACCGAACAGGACCGCATCGAGAGCCGGGCCGACCTGAGACACCGGATGGAGTCGCTGCTCGCGCGGGGCGACCTCGACGAGGAACGCTACGAGGAGGTGCTGGGCGCGCTCGCGGTCGGGCGGATGACCGTCGGGGACGTCATGGTCGACCGCGAGGACGTGGTCTTCCTCTCGACGGAACTGTCCCTCTCGGAGAACCTCGAACGACTCTCCGGGTCGCTGCACAACCGCTATCCGCTGATCGGCGAGGACCCCGAGGACTTCCGCGGGATCGTCTACGTCTCGGCGGCCCTCGATCGGATCGACGCCCTCCAGTCCGGAGAGACGAGCCTCGAGGGGATCGCCGCCCCGCCCATGACCGTCCCCGAGGGGACGAGCGTCAGCGACGTCATCGACCGGTTCCAGGCCGAGAGCCAGGAACTCGCGCTCGTTCGCTCCGCGGAGGGCGACCTCGTCGGGCTGGTGACCGCCACGGACGCGATGGAGGCCGTCGTCGGGGAACTCGAGGACCCGCTCGACGAGGTAGACGAAACCACCGCCGCCTCGGCGGCGTGA
- a CDS encoding universal stress protein — MYERILLPVAEDASPDERYGPVYDLAKRTGATVAVLSVADTGRDSVTNLGGEVVDTLEREATDAVERFAEHARERSIPVETEVVQGVPHEKIVAYADARDVDLIVVRKRDRGRLREALLGSVTDRVIRLSEKPVLVL; from the coding sequence ATGTACGAGCGCATCCTGCTTCCCGTCGCCGAGGACGCATCGCCGGACGAACGCTACGGGCCCGTCTACGACCTCGCGAAACGGACCGGGGCGACGGTGGCGGTCCTCTCGGTGGCCGACACGGGCCGCGACAGCGTGACGAACCTCGGCGGCGAGGTCGTCGACACCCTCGAGCGGGAGGCGACCGACGCCGTCGAGCGGTTCGCCGAGCACGCACGCGAGCGCTCGATCCCGGTCGAAACGGAGGTCGTTCAGGGCGTCCCACACGAGAAGATCGTCGCGTACGCCGACGCCCGCGACGTCGACCTGATCGTCGTGCGAAAGCGCGATCGCGGCCGGCTCCGGGAGGCGCTGTTGGGAAGCGTCACCGACCGCGTGATCCGTCTCTCCGAGAAGCCCGTCCTCGTTCTCTGA
- a CDS encoding haloacid dehalogenase type II translates to MTFDASTVTTVTFDSYSTLVDVDAAETALAERVADPEPVSKLWRARSLEYTFVANQIDAYQPFYEMNRDALQYALDVHDADVSESERDEILAVYHELDVFDDVRDGIERLREGGYHCYVVSNGDPEMLESMVEHADIGDILEDTISADEIRTFKPAADLYRHAAARTGTPIDEIAHVTAGWFDVLGARHAGMQGVWVDRKGTPWEPFGGEPDLTIGTFYELADELGV, encoded by the coding sequence ATGACGTTCGACGCAAGCACGGTCACGACGGTCACGTTCGACTCGTACAGCACGCTCGTCGACGTGGATGCGGCCGAGACTGCGCTCGCCGAGCGCGTCGCGGACCCCGAACCGGTCTCGAAGCTCTGGCGGGCGCGCTCGCTCGAGTACACGTTCGTCGCGAACCAGATCGACGCCTACCAGCCGTTCTACGAGATGAACCGCGACGCGCTCCAGTACGCCCTCGACGTCCACGACGCGGACGTCTCCGAGTCGGAACGCGACGAGATCCTCGCGGTCTATCACGAACTCGATGTCTTCGACGACGTCCGCGACGGCATCGAACGCCTCCGCGAGGGGGGCTACCACTGTTACGTCGTCTCGAACGGCGACCCCGAGATGCTCGAGTCGATGGTCGAACACGCGGATATCGGAGACATACTGGAGGATACGATCAGCGCCGACGAGATCCGGACGTTCAAACCGGCCGCCGACCTGTATCGGCACGCCGCCGCCCGGACGGGGACGCCGATCGACGAAATCGCGCACGTCACCGCGGGCTGGTTCGACGTGCTGGGCGCCCGCCACGCGGGGATGCAGGGGGTGTGGGTCGACCGGAAGGGCACCCCCTGGGAGCCGTTCGGCGGCGAACCCGACCTCACGATCGGGACGTTCTACGAGCTGGCGGACGAACTGGGCGTGTAG
- a CDS encoding SDR family oxidoreductase, translating to MSTDEFDLTVPELTADDLLVLEDPRFGPESVAVVTGAASGIGRATAVALAANGLTVVGGDVDEKGLDETAALAADVGADGEVVPVPTDLTDDADVESMVEAAAAEGELRYVANIAGIQHIASIPDFPVETYDLLLDVMLRAPFLVAKHAMAHIRETSDSAEQSSAGGRKSSTSGDGVGAIANMSSVHGHYATTDKVAYITAKHGLNGLTRSIAAEGEGSLRGFSVSVGYVLTPLMVDQIEDTARERGITEREVVEDVMLGQARTKEMMTPAEVANLFVFGFSSHASHLNGGDLLFDGGFTTTYE from the coding sequence ATGTCCACGGACGAGTTCGACCTGACCGTCCCCGAGTTGACCGCCGACGACCTCCTCGTCCTCGAGGATCCCCGGTTCGGCCCCGAGAGCGTCGCCGTCGTGACCGGGGCCGCCTCGGGGATCGGACGGGCCACCGCCGTCGCGCTGGCCGCCAACGGTCTCACGGTCGTCGGCGGCGACGTCGACGAGAAGGGGTTGGACGAGACCGCCGCCCTCGCGGCGGACGTGGGGGCCGACGGCGAGGTCGTCCCCGTCCCGACCGACCTCACCGACGACGCCGACGTCGAGTCGATGGTCGAGGCGGCCGCCGCCGAGGGCGAGTTGCGCTACGTCGCCAACATCGCGGGGATACAACACATCGCCTCGATCCCCGACTTCCCCGTCGAGACGTACGACCTCCTCCTGGACGTCATGCTGCGCGCGCCGTTTCTCGTCGCGAAACACGCGATGGCGCACATCCGCGAGACGAGCGACAGCGCCGAGCAAAGCTCGGCTGGCGGCCGGAAGTCATCGACTTCCGGCGATGGCGTCGGCGCGATCGCCAATATGTCCTCGGTCCACGGCCACTACGCCACCACGGACAAGGTCGCCTACATCACCGCGAAACACGGTCTCAACGGGCTCACACGGTCGATCGCCGCCGAGGGCGAGGGCTCCCTGAGGGGCTTTTCGGTCAGCGTCGGCTACGTGCTGACGCCGCTGATGGTCGATCAGATCGAGGACACCGCCCGCGAGCGCGGGATCACCGAACGGGAGGTCGTCGAGGACGTGATGCTCGGGCAGGCTCGAACGAAGGAGATGATGACGCCCGCCGAGGTGGCGAACCTCTTCGTGTTCGGCTTCTCCTCGCACGCCAGTCACCTCAACGGCGGGGACCTGCTGTTCGACGGCGGGTTCACCACGACCTACGAGTGA
- a CDS encoding HTH domain-containing protein — MNARTEPETYRAEVVLRSLAPHGVSERQRTIIDQVEDFLDTELLEAVDVEVWGREMRADPEVRTAAHERYTAIESWAEGRGCTLAPGFARRRRESIVDDQPEEVISFPLICLVLYAVDEGADEDPVRAVFPCSDGERTYTVMDGIETLSHRTALSDLTPEEPSEAAERRRRPGTVGRP, encoded by the coding sequence ATGAACGCCCGAACCGAGCCTGAGACGTATCGAGCGGAGGTGGTCCTGCGCTCGTTGGCACCCCACGGGGTGAGCGAGCGTCAGCGAACGATAATCGACCAGGTCGAGGACTTTCTCGACACCGAGCTACTGGAGGCCGTCGACGTCGAGGTGTGGGGCCGGGAGATGCGGGCCGACCCCGAGGTGCGGACGGCGGCCCACGAACGCTACACGGCCATCGAGTCGTGGGCCGAGGGACGTGGCTGCACGCTCGCGCCCGGGTTCGCCCGCCGCCGGCGCGAGTCGATCGTCGACGACCAGCCCGAGGAGGTGATCAGCTTCCCGCTGATCTGTCTGGTGCTGTACGCCGTCGACGAGGGGGCCGACGAGGACCCCGTGCGGGCGGTGTTCCCGTGTTCGGACGGCGAGCGCACCTACACGGTCATGGACGGGATCGAGACGCTCTCCCACCGGACGGCGCTGAGCGACCTGACCCCCGAGGAGCCGTCCGAGGCAGCCGAGAGACGCCGTCGGCCCGGCACCGTCGGGCGCCCGTAG
- a CDS encoding thiolase family protein produces the protein MVYLVDAVRTPHGALLGGLSEVGAVELGAAALDGLRARTDLDPAGIDWVGLGEAIQAGVGQVPARQAVLEAGFDAGTEATTVNEASGSGLRAIALAVDRIESGRASVAVAGGMESMSNAPHVSREHRRGKRLGDSRLVDTLVYDALWDVTRDAHMGELTEALAERFDVSREAQDAYAAESNRRAAAAIDGGRFDAELVAVEGVTEDEGPRPDSTVESLGELPPAFAEDGTITAGNASSLSDGAGCALLVGDGVEGFDDPLAEVVDYALAYRDPEWFGIAVGNAVEALLDRNGLAVDDVDSYELNEAFAAQMVHVRERLGIPPEIQNPDGGAVALGHPIGASGGILTTTLAHRMDREDHTRGVVGMSIGGGGGIAMLLER, from the coding sequence ATGGTCTACCTCGTGGACGCGGTACGGACCCCACACGGCGCGTTGCTCGGCGGCCTCTCCGAGGTCGGGGCGGTCGAACTCGGTGCCGCGGCGCTCGACGGACTGCGGGCGCGGACGGACCTCGACCCCGCGGGGATCGACTGGGTCGGACTCGGCGAGGCGATCCAGGCCGGCGTCGGACAGGTCCCGGCGCGGCAGGCGGTCCTCGAAGCCGGGTTCGACGCCGGCACGGAGGCGACGACGGTCAACGAGGCCTCCGGGTCGGGGCTCCGGGCGATCGCGCTCGCGGTCGACCGTATCGAGAGCGGCCGGGCGAGCGTCGCCGTTGCCGGGGGGATGGAGTCGATGTCGAACGCGCCGCACGTGAGCCGCGAGCACCGCCGCGGGAAACGGCTGGGCGACAGCCGCCTCGTCGACACGCTGGTCTACGACGCGCTGTGGGACGTCACCCGCGACGCGCACATGGGCGAACTGACCGAGGCGCTCGCCGAGCGGTTCGACGTCTCGCGCGAGGCACAGGACGCCTACGCTGCCGAGAGCAACCGCCGGGCCGCGGCGGCGATCGACGGGGGCCGGTTCGACGCGGAACTCGTCGCCGTCGAGGGGGTCACGGAGGACGAGGGGCCGCGCCCCGACTCGACTGTCGAGTCGCTGGGTGAGCTTCCGCCGGCGTTCGCCGAGGACGGGACGATCACCGCCGGCAACGCCTCCAGTCTGAGCGACGGCGCCGGCTGTGCGTTGTTGGTGGGCGACGGCGTCGAGGGGTTCGACGACCCCCTCGCGGAGGTCGTCGACTACGCCCTCGCGTACCGGGACCCCGAGTGGTTCGGGATCGCGGTGGGCAACGCCGTCGAGGCGCTGCTCGACCGGAACGGCCTCGCCGTCGACGACGTCGACAGCTACGAGTTGAACGAGGCGTTCGCCGCCCAGATGGTCCACGTCCGCGAGCGTCTCGGAATCCCGCCCGAGATCCAGAACCCCGACGGCGGCGCGGTCGCGCTCGGCCACCCCATCGGGGCAAGCGGCGGGATCCTCACGACGACGCTCGCCCATCGAATGGACCGAGAGGATCACACGCGCGGCGTCGTCGGCATGAGCATCGGCGGCGGCGGGGGTATCGCGATGCTGCTAGAGCGATAG
- a CDS encoding helix-turn-helix domain-containing protein, which produces MLRTGDGRDVPDPDAVFRALDDRTCREIITELGEPRTVTEIAERCDIPLSTTYRKVERLDEASLVTQQTEIRRGGHHRALYRADFVTVRAFVSPERSLDVAIDRPVSEPQEGLVSLWSELRRET; this is translated from the coding sequence ATGCTACGGACGGGAGATGGGCGGGACGTACCCGATCCCGACGCCGTCTTTCGGGCGCTGGACGACCGGACGTGTCGGGAGATCATCACGGAACTCGGCGAGCCGCGGACGGTCACGGAGATCGCGGAGCGCTGTGACATCCCCCTCTCGACGACGTATCGGAAGGTAGAGCGCCTCGACGAGGCCTCGCTCGTGACGCAGCAGACCGAGATCCGTCGGGGCGGCCACCACCGCGCGCTCTATCGCGCGGACTTCGTCACGGTCAGGGCGTTCGTCTCCCCGGAGCGCTCGCTCGACGTGGCGATCGACCGCCCGGTCTCCGAGCCCCAGGAGGGGCTCGTCAGCCTCTGGTCGGAGCTGCGGAGGGAGACGTGA
- a CDS encoding SHOCT domain-containing protein: MTTTAGTGRWTRRLLGGLGVLLIATLAAASTNAGGVSMWDGHVWGMGGGLGWGLMWIVGLLWMVALVAIPVALIYWLVDGDRTASEGDGALAHLRDRYARGEIDDEEFETRRAKLEER, encoded by the coding sequence ATGACGACGACCGCGGGAACGGGACGATGGACGAGGCGACTCCTGGGAGGGCTCGGCGTTCTGCTGATCGCCACGCTCGCCGCCGCGAGCACGAACGCTGGCGGCGTGTCGATGTGGGACGGCCACGTGTGGGGCATGGGCGGTGGACTCGGCTGGGGGCTCATGTGGATCGTGGGCCTCCTCTGGATGGTCGCGCTCGTCGCGATTCCGGTGGCCCTGATCTACTGGCTCGTCGACGGGGACCGGACCGCAAGCGAGGGCGACGGCGCCCTCGCACACCTCCGCGACCGGTACGCCCGCGGCGAGATCGACGACGAGGAGTTCGAGACGCGCCGGGCGAAACTCGAAGAACGCTGA
- a CDS encoding DoxX family protein — protein sequence MATATPIQEPNVFESKIGGITVRGQAHSLSAWFVLALRLMMGLAFLNAGLSKLLGPEPFSAQGFLLGAVPANGGPLVDVFAWIGQTGWMLAFVDVAVPFGQVAIGLALLVGAFVRLAAFWGAFMMATFYFANWDVAHGLINGDFAYMLVFLAVAAFGAGRILGLDTLIERYEVDGTPLLEKYPKLDYVLG from the coding sequence ATGGCAACTGCAACCCCCATCCAGGAACCGAACGTCTTCGAGAGCAAGATCGGCGGCATCACCGTCCGCGGCCAGGCCCACAGCCTCAGCGCGTGGTTCGTCCTCGCGCTCCGCCTCATGATGGGCCTCGCGTTCCTGAACGCGGGCCTGAGCAAACTGCTCGGCCCCGAACCGTTCAGCGCGCAGGGCTTCCTGCTCGGGGCGGTCCCCGCGAACGGCGGCCCGCTCGTCGACGTGTTCGCGTGGATCGGCCAGACGGGCTGGATGCTCGCGTTCGTCGACGTCGCCGTCCCGTTCGGGCAGGTCGCGATCGGCCTCGCGCTCCTCGTGGGCGCGTTCGTCCGCCTCGCGGCCTTCTGGGGCGCGTTCATGATGGCGACGTTCTACTTCGCCAACTGGGACGTCGCCCACGGCCTGATCAACGGCGACTTCGCGTACATGCTCGTGTTCCTGGCGGTCGCGGCCTTCGGCGCCGGCCGGATCCTCGGGCTCGACACGCTCATCGAGCGCTACGAGGTCGACGGGACGCCCCTGCTCGAGAAGTACCCGAAGCTCGACTACGTCCTCGGCTGA
- a CDS encoding VIT1/CCC1 transporter family protein yields the protein MIERLLGDELENPGGYIAEVIYGANDGIVTTFAVVAGVAGAALDPAIVLILGIANLFADGFSMGMSNYLSQRSALDYRTAQLGEAAPVGGVVADKPPVYTAFATFLAFIVAGWTPLLPYALALTPAFTFSIVATGGAFFAVGASRSLVTNRRWYLAGGEMFVVGMLAAAVAYTVGALLGGLA from the coding sequence ATGATCGAGCGGCTACTGGGCGACGAGTTGGAGAACCCCGGCGGGTACATCGCGGAGGTCATCTACGGGGCGAACGACGGGATCGTCACGACGTTCGCGGTCGTCGCCGGCGTCGCGGGGGCCGCCCTCGACCCGGCGATCGTCCTCATTCTGGGGATCGCGAACCTCTTCGCCGACGGTTTCTCGATGGGGATGAGCAACTACCTCAGCCAGCGCTCCGCGCTGGACTACCGGACGGCCCAACTCGGCGAGGCGGCGCCCGTCGGTGGCGTCGTCGCCGACAAACCCCCCGTCTACACGGCGTTCGCGACGTTTCTGGCGTTCATCGTCGCCGGGTGGACGCCGCTGTTGCCCTACGCGCTCGCGCTCACGCCCGCGTTCACCTTCTCGATCGTGGCGACTGGCGGGGCCTTTTTCGCCGTCGGCGCGAGCCGGAGCCTGGTGACGAACCGCCGCTGGTACCTCGCCGGCGGGGAGATGTTCGTCGTCGGGATGCTCGCCGCGGCCGTCGCCTACACCGTGGGCGCTCTCCTCGGCGGCCTCGCGTGA
- a CDS encoding class I SAM-dependent methyltransferase, with protein sequence MDRFRNTRQPDWGWWGELWPEPERLLCDLGLEADRSLADVGSGDGYFTLPAAGIVAPAPVYAIDIDPALLEDLREAAAERGLSNVTPIEGDARDLEALLPEPVDDLLVANTFHGIEDPAEFVRRAYRSLAPGGRLIVVNWHDRPKAETTVAGAPRGPPEEVRLPPAETRRRVRAAPFAAVDEVDLPPYHYALVCER encoded by the coding sequence ATGGACCGATTTCGGAACACGCGACAGCCCGACTGGGGGTGGTGGGGCGAACTCTGGCCGGAGCCCGAACGCCTGTTGTGCGACCTCGGCCTCGAGGCCGACCGGTCGCTCGCCGACGTCGGTTCCGGGGACGGCTACTTCACGCTCCCCGCCGCCGGGATCGTGGCGCCGGCCCCGGTCTACGCGATCGACATCGACCCGGCGCTGCTGGAGGACCTGCGCGAGGCCGCCGCCGAGCGTGGCCTCTCGAACGTCACGCCCATCGAGGGGGACGCACGCGACCTGGAGGCGCTTCTGCCCGAACCGGTCGACGACCTCCTCGTCGCGAACACCTTCCACGGGATCGAGGACCCCGCGGAGTTCGTGAGACGGGCGTACCGATCGCTCGCGCCGGGGGGCCGCCTGATCGTCGTCAACTGGCACGACCGGCCGAAGGCAGAAACCACCGTCGCGGGCGCGCCCCGCGGGCCGCCCGAGGAGGTGCGCCTCCCGCCCGCGGAGACGCGACGGCGGGTCCGTGCCGCCCCGTTCGCGGCGGTCGACGAGGTCGACCTGCCCCCGTACCACTACGCGCTCGTCTGCGAGCGGTAG
- a CDS encoding aldehyde ferredoxin oxidoreductase family protein has protein sequence MLHAEGPLLSIDLGERSHDTEDIDDVLSSFIGGRGVGTKLAFERVPFDADPLGEENRLYFTTGPMQASRMSYTGRTNATALSPLTDGLVSSNAGGFVSRNLAGTGYGAIELVGKSDEPVVIHVTDEVDESHSSGSETASRARVEFDPVPDLEGALVSEVTEYVERERDLTEENAVAIGPAGENLVKFAAIMTTESRAFGRGGLGAVLGSKNVKAITFDGDSHPEIEIPDVQNDVHREAATTDHIMKRQGTTSVTDLANEVNGLPTRYFSEQQFEGAEGINGDRVEEKKFKKGTCSACAFACKLPTRDEESGLETEGPEFETVMAFGSNCAVDDIVDVMQSNELCDEYGLDTISCGNTVAAYLASEDAFGDAELIHETVEKIARREGIGDTLAEGISRAHEELGVGNWTVKNLSFAGHEGRTLHGQGLAYAVANRGADHMYSTFYAWEYPLVGKDAAFPQSGFEGKPEAIVEQENARALEDCGIVCRFSRGVMNPDRYEALFSADYEALLDVGARVVEMEREFNNERGFDRSDDTLPYADQLEGFDDALTEYYEARGWNDDGTVSTASADD, from the coding sequence ATGCTTCACGCCGAGGGGCCGCTGCTCTCGATCGATCTCGGGGAGCGCAGCCACGACACCGAGGACATAGACGACGTCCTGTCCAGCTTCATCGGTGGACGGGGCGTCGGGACGAAACTCGCCTTCGAGCGGGTCCCGTTCGACGCCGACCCGCTGGGGGAGGAGAACAGGCTCTACTTCACCACCGGGCCGATGCAGGCCAGCCGGATGAGCTACACCGGCCGGACGAACGCGACCGCGCTCTCGCCCCTTACCGATGGACTCGTCTCCTCGAACGCCGGCGGGTTCGTCTCGCGGAACCTCGCCGGGACGGGCTACGGCGCGATCGAGTTGGTGGGAAAGAGCGACGAACCCGTGGTGATCCACGTCACGGACGAGGTCGACGAGTCACACTCGTCGGGCAGCGAGACGGCGTCTCGCGCTCGGGTCGAGTTCGATCCGGTCCCCGATCTGGAGGGCGCGCTCGTCTCCGAGGTGACGGAGTACGTCGAGCGCGAGCGCGACCTCACCGAGGAGAACGCCGTCGCGATCGGTCCCGCCGGCGAGAATCTGGTGAAATTCGCCGCGATCATGACCACCGAATCGCGCGCGTTCGGGCGTGGCGGGCTCGGGGCGGTGCTTGGATCGAAGAACGTCAAGGCGATCACGTTCGACGGCGACTCGCATCCCGAGATCGAGATCCCCGACGTCCAGAACGACGTCCACCGCGAGGCCGCGACCACGGACCACATCATGAAACGCCAGGGGACGACCTCGGTGACGGACCTGGCAAACGAGGTCAACGGCCTGCCCACCCGGTATTTCTCCGAACAACAGTTCGAGGGCGCGGAGGGGATCAACGGCGACCGCGTCGAGGAGAAGAAGTTCAAGAAGGGCACCTGCTCGGCGTGTGCGTTCGCCTGCAAGCTCCCCACGAGGGACGAGGAAAGTGGGTTGGAAACCGAGGGGCCCGAGTTCGAGACGGTGATGGCGTTCGGCTCGAACTGCGCGGTCGACGACATCGTCGACGTGATGCAGTCGAACGAGCTCTGCGACGAATACGGGCTGGACACCATCTCGTGTGGCAACACCGTCGCCGCCTACCTCGCCAGCGAGGACGCCTTCGGCGACGCCGAACTGATCCACGAGACGGTCGAGAAGATCGCCCGCCGGGAGGGGATCGGCGACACGCTCGCCGAGGGGATCTCCCGCGCCCACGAGGAGCTTGGGGTGGGTAACTGGACGGTCAAGAACCTCTCCTTTGCGGGCCACGAGGGACGCACCCTCCACGGTCAGGGGCTGGCCTACGCGGTGGCGAACCGCGGCGCGGACCACATGTACTCGACGTTCTACGCGTGGGAGTATCCCTTGGTAGGGAAGGACGCCGCCTTTCCCCAGAGCGGGTTCGAGGGCAAGCCCGAGGCGATCGTCGAACAGGAGAACGCCCGCGCGCTGGAGGACTGCGGGATCGTCTGTCGCTTTTCGAGAGGAGTCATGAACCCCGACAGGTACGAGGCGCTCTTCTCGGCCGACTACGAGGCCCTCCTCGACGTCGGCGCGCGCGTCGTCGAGATGGAGCGGGAGTTCAACAACGAGCGCGGGTTCGACCGGAGCGACGACACCCTGCCGTACGCCGACCAGTTGGAGGGGTTCGACGACGCCCTCACGGAGTACTACGAGGCGCGCGGCTGGAACGACGACGGCACCGTCTCGACCGCCTCCGCGGACGACTGA